Proteins found in one Choloepus didactylus isolate mChoDid1 chromosome 25, mChoDid1.pri, whole genome shotgun sequence genomic segment:
- the LOC119520614 gene encoding olfactory receptor 7A10-like, with translation MESENKTRVSEFILLGLSEDTEVQPLLFGLFLMMYLVTFIGNLLIILATISDSHLHTPMYLFLSNLSLNDICFTSSTVPKMLVNIHTGSKMITYINCLTQMYFFMLFGALDNILLAVMAYDRFVAICHPLHYMVIMNPWLCGLLLLASWLFSALLSLLHGLMVLRLSFPPKLEIPHFFCELNQVIHLACSDTFLNDVVLYFASGLMGVIPLTGILFSYCKIVSSILRISSAGGKSKAFSTCGSHLSVVSLFYGTVFGVYLSSAATQNSRERAVASVMYTVIAPMLNPFIYSLRNKDLKHAFKKLLS, from the coding sequence ATggaatcagaaaacaaaacacgTGTTTCAGAGTTTATTCTCCTTGGACTCTCAGAAGATACAGAAGTACAGCCCCTCCTCTTTGGGCTCTTCCTGATGATGTACCTGGTCACTTTCATTGGGAACCTGCTCATCATCCTGGCCACCATCTCTGACTCACACctgcacacacccatgtacttgtTCCTCTCTAACCTGTCTTTAAATGATATCTGTTTCACCTCCTCCACCGTCCCAAAGATGCTAGTGAATATCCATACAGGGAGCAAAATGATAACATATATAAACTGCCTCACCCAGATGtacttttttatgctttttggaGCATTAGACAACATCCTCCtggctgtgatggcctatgaccgcttcGTGGCCATCTGTCACCCCCTGCACTACATGGTTATCATGAACCCCTGGCTCTGTGGTCTTCTGCTGTTGGCATCCTGGTTATTCAGTGCTCTGCTCTCTCTTTTACATGGCTTAATGGTTTTGCGATTGTCTTTTCCTCCCAAGTTGGAAATCCCCCACTTCTTCTGTGAGCTTAATCAGGTAATCCACCTTGCTTGCTCTGACACCTTCCTCAATGATGTAGTGCTGTATTTTGCATCTGGACTTATGGGTGTTATTCCACTCACTGGGATCCTTTTCTCTTACTGTAAGATTGTATCCTCCATTTTGAGAATTTCCTCAGCTGGAGGCAAGTCTAAAGCATTTTCCACTTGTGGGTCTCACCTCTCAGTTGTGTCCCTGTTCTATGGCACAGTTTTTGGAGTATACCTTAGTTCTGCTGCTACCCAAAACTCAAGGGAAAGAGCAGTAGCCTCAGTGATGTACACAGTGATCGctcccatgctgaacccctttaTCTACAGTCTTAGAAACAAGGACCTAAAGCATGCCTTTAAAAAACTCCTCAGCTGA